In Ancalomicrobiaceae bacterium S20, the following proteins share a genomic window:
- a CDS encoding ABC transporter ATP-binding protein yields MAAIEPLRQTPDARPETRDVILRVEGVTVGFGDKLVLENLDLDVYRGEILGFVGASGTGKSVLMRTVLGLNQRRAGRVEVFGQDLDGADRETRLAIERSWGVLFQHGALFSSLTVRQNIQVPMREHLKLSERLMDDLARLKVELVGLAPDAIDKFPSELSGGMIKRASLARALALDPAIVFLDEPTSGLDPIGAAEFDELIATLRDTLGLTVFMVTHDLDSLATVCDRIAVLGDRRVLVEGTMDTMLHFDHPWVKSYFRGARARGIGA; encoded by the coding sequence ATGGCGGCGATCGAACCCTTGCGCCAGACCCCCGATGCCCGGCCGGAGACCCGTGACGTGATCCTGCGCGTCGAGGGCGTCACGGTCGGCTTCGGCGACAAGCTCGTGCTGGAAAACCTCGATCTCGACGTCTACCGCGGCGAGATTCTCGGCTTCGTCGGGGCGTCCGGCACCGGCAAGTCGGTGCTCATGCGCACGGTGCTCGGGCTCAACCAGCGTCGGGCCGGCCGGGTGGAAGTGTTCGGGCAGGATCTCGACGGCGCCGATCGCGAGACCCGGCTGGCGATCGAACGCTCCTGGGGCGTCCTGTTCCAGCACGGCGCGCTGTTCTCGTCGCTGACGGTCCGGCAGAACATCCAGGTGCCGATGCGCGAGCACCTGAAGCTCTCCGAGCGGCTGATGGACGATCTCGCCCGGCTCAAGGTCGAGCTCGTCGGTCTCGCGCCGGATGCGATCGACAAGTTCCCGTCCGAGCTCTCCGGCGGCATGATCAAGCGCGCGAGCCTCGCCCGCGCGCTGGCGCTCGACCCGGCGATCGTGTTCCTCGACGAGCCGACCTCGGGGCTCGACCCGATCGGCGCGGCGGAGTTCGACGAGCTGATCGCGACCTTGCGCGACACGCTCGGGCTCACCGTGTTCATGGTGACGCACGACCTCGACAGTCTGGCGACCGTCTGCGACCGTATCGCCGTCCTCGGCGATCGGCGCGTTCTGGTCGAGGGCACGATGGACACGATGCTTCATTTCGACCACCCGTGGGTGAAGTCCTATTTCCGCGGCGCGCGCGCCAGGGGGATCGGGGCATGA
- a CDS encoding ABC transporter permease, with the protein MTTGVAIARRSFADPSLSPVSVDGASAVAPQGDWVIQTARLAETVVAGPAGQAAGDLVLDLGGIGRLDTAGALVLNRLISAHAEAGRRVRVVNVSQPHRVLIEAVRDKAHPELPPAPALPLWRKLLTRLGERGVRTYGEIIAVLGVLGGATTAFALSLINPRKIRFIPFVHQLERTALNATPIIALMSFLIGGIIAQQGAFYFRRFGADLYVVDMVGVLVLREIGVLLTAIMVAGRSGSSFTAELGSMKMREEVDALRVIGLDPIEVLVVPRVVALMVALPILTFISNIASILGAALVCVLYAGIPFDIFMQRLGEAVQFKTFMVGMWKAPFMALIIGLVACVEGLQVKGSAESLGTQTTQSVVKAIFMVIVVDGIFAMFYAAIGV; encoded by the coding sequence ATGACCACCGGGGTCGCCATCGCCCGCCGGTCCTTCGCGGACCCGTCGCTGTCGCCCGTTTCGGTCGACGGCGCGTCGGCCGTCGCGCCGCAGGGCGACTGGGTGATCCAGACCGCGCGCCTCGCGGAGACGGTGGTCGCCGGCCCGGCAGGGCAGGCGGCGGGCGATCTCGTGCTCGATCTCGGCGGCATCGGCCGGCTCGATACCGCCGGCGCGCTGGTGCTGAACCGGCTGATCTCGGCCCATGCCGAGGCCGGGCGTCGGGTTCGCGTCGTCAATGTCAGCCAGCCGCATCGCGTACTGATCGAGGCGGTGCGCGACAAGGCGCATCCCGAACTGCCGCCGGCGCCGGCCTTGCCGCTGTGGCGCAAGCTCCTGACCCGGCTCGGCGAGCGCGGCGTCCGCACCTATGGCGAGATCATCGCCGTGCTCGGCGTGCTCGGCGGCGCGACCACCGCCTTCGCGCTGTCGCTGATCAATCCGCGCAAGATCCGCTTCATCCCGTTCGTGCACCAGCTCGAGCGCACGGCGCTCAATGCGACGCCGATCATCGCGCTGATGAGTTTCCTGATCGGCGGCATCATCGCGCAGCAGGGCGCGTTCTACTTCCGCCGCTTCGGCGCGGATCTCTATGTCGTCGACATGGTCGGCGTCCTGGTGCTGCGCGAGATCGGCGTGCTGCTCACCGCGATCATGGTCGCGGGCCGCTCGGGCAGCTCGTTCACGGCCGAGCTCGGCTCGATGAAGATGCGCGAGGAGGTCGACGCGCTGCGCGTGATCGGGCTCGATCCGATCGAGGTCTTGGTGGTGCCGCGGGTCGTCGCGCTGATGGTGGCGCTGCCGATCCTGACCTTCATCTCCAACATCGCCTCGATTCTCGGCGCGGCGCTGGTCTGCGTGCTCTACGCGGGCATCCCGTTCGACATCTTCATGCAGCGGCTCGGCGAGGCGGTGCAGTTCAAGACCTTCATGGTCGGCATGTGGAAGGCGCCGTTCATGGCGCTGATCATCGGCCTCGTCGCCTGCGTCGAGGGCCTGCAGGTCAAGGGCAGCGCCGAGTCGCTCGGCACCCAGACCACGCAGTCGGTGGTGAAGGCGATCTTCATGGTGATCGTCGTCGACGGCATCTTCGCCATGTTCTACGCCGCGATCGGGGTCTGA